The genomic window GGACCGCCGCGCGAGTTCCTCTCCCGATATTGAATCCCGCTTCGCCAATTCGTCAAGGGGGCACCGCCGATTTCCCCGCCCGCGCCGCTTGCTTTCACACCGCCGCCCGGTACAATGATCTGCACGATCCATGAAACCAGTGGCGCCCCTGTCTTTATAAGCGGAGCTAGATACATGCCTGACGGCCGAACCCTCATCGCCGGCGGCCGGGTGATCGACCCGGCCAACCAGCTCGACAAACAGACCAACCTCCTCCTCGAAAACCGCAAAGTCGCCTACCTCGGGCCCGATCGCCCCCGCGCCGACACCGTCATCGACGCCAACGGCCTGCTCGTCACCCCCGGCCTCATCGACATGCACGTCCACCTCCGCGAACCCGGACACGAGGAAGAGGAAACCATCGCCAGCGGCACCCGCGCCGCCGCCGCCGGCGGATTCACCAGCGTCGCCTGCATGGCCAACACCCACCCGCCCCTCGACAGCGAAGCCTCCATCGACTTCGTCCTCCGACAGAACTCCCAGTTCGGTTACGCCAACGTCTTCCCCATCGGCGCCATCACCAAGGGCCTCGAAGGCAAGGAACTCGCCGAAATGGGCAGCATGGTCCGAGCCGGGGCCGTCGCCTTCAGCGACGACGGCAACGGAATCGCCGACACCGGCGTCGCCTTCCGCGCCATGCAGTACGTCACCATGTTCGACAAGGTCCTCATCGAACACTGCGAAGACCCCGCCCTCGCCGGCGGATGCATCAACAGCGGATACGTCGCCACCGTACTCGGCATGCCCGGCCGCCCCGGAATCGCCGAACAAATCATGGTCTACCGCGACCTGAAACTCGCCGAAGCCGCCGGATGCCGCTTCCACGTCGCCCACCTCTCCACCGCCGAAGCCGTCGAACTCGTCCGCGAAGCCAAACGCCGAAACGCCGTCACCGTCACCGCCGAAGCCGCACCGCACCACCTCGTCCTCACCGACGAGGCCTGCAAAAACTTCGATCCCAACTGCAAGGTCGCCCCGCCCCTCCGAACCGCCCGCGATATCCAAGCCCTCAAACAGGGCCTCGCCGACGGAACCATCGACTGCCTCGCCTCCGACCACGCCCCGCACAGCCGAGAGGAAAAAGAACTCGAATTCCTCTACGCCCCCTTCGGACTCATCGGCGTCGAAACCGCCCTCGGCCTCTACATCAAAGCCCTCATCGAACCCGCCGTCCTCGACTGGCCCGCCCTCATCGCCAAAATGACCGTCAACCCCGCCCGCGTCCTCGGCATCGACAAGGGCCATCTGTCCCTCGGAGCCGACGCCGACGTCACCCTCATCGACCCGCACCGCACCTGGACCGTCGACGTCGAATCCTTCTACAGCAAAAGCCGAAACTGCCCCTATCACGGCTGGGCACTCCAAGGCAAAGCCGTCGGCGCCATCGTCGCCGGACGAATCATCCACGAGGAAGCACTCAACCGACAATGAGCCAGATCGATCCGCCGAATCCCGACCCGCGACAGCAGAGGCGGTCGCGAATCCTCAAAGCCGTACGCCTCTCCGTCGCCCTCGCCGCCCTCGCCATCATCCTCGGCTCCATCCAGTACCGTGACCTCCTTGTCCGCGACGGCCGCGAATTCCAAATCGTCGCCCAAACCGACCTCGCCTGGCGCGTCCGCTCGCCCGAAGGCCAGACCCTCACCATCGAAAAACCCGCCGCCGACTACGACCTGCGCCCGGGCGCCGTCAACCTCCTGCAAAACCTGCGGATCGGACCCGCCGTCTACGCCCTCCTCATCTTCGGCCCCATCCCGCCTCTGCTCGCCTGGCGATGGCGGGTCCTCCTCCGCGTCGTCGGCGTCGCCGCC from Phycisphaerae bacterium includes these protein-coding regions:
- a CDS encoding dihydroorotase produces the protein MPDGRTLIAGGRVIDPANQLDKQTNLLLENRKVAYLGPDRPRADTVIDANGLLVTPGLIDMHVHLREPGHEEEETIASGTRAAAAGGFTSVACMANTHPPLDSEASIDFVLRQNSQFGYANVFPIGAITKGLEGKELAEMGSMVRAGAVAFSDDGNGIADTGVAFRAMQYVTMFDKVLIEHCEDPALAGGCINSGYVATVLGMPGRPGIAEQIMVYRDLKLAEAAGCRFHVAHLSTAEAVELVREAKRRNAVTVTAEAAPHHLVLTDEACKNFDPNCKVAPPLRTARDIQALKQGLADGTIDCLASDHAPHSREEKELEFLYAPFGLIGVETALGLYIKALIEPAVLDWPALIAKMTVNPARVLGIDKGHLSLGADADVTLIDPHRTWTVDVESFYSKSRNCPYHGWALQGKAVGAIVAGRIIHEEALNRQ